GAGGGGCGCGCGTTGTCACTCCACGTGACAACGAACGGCACGCTCCTGACGCCGGAGGTCGCCTCGCGCCTGGCCGCCGTCGGGGCGGCCGTCATGGTGAGCATCGACGGCGACCGGCCCACCCACGACGCGCACCGGCGGTCCCCGGACGGCGGCGGGTCGTACGACGCCATCGCGCGCAACCTGGCGCGGCTCCCCGCCGGGCTCCGCGTATCGGCGCGCGCGACCGTCACCGAGGCGACGCCTCGTCTCAGGGACCTCGTGGAGCATCTGGTCGGGCTTGGGGCCGGCACCGTCCATCTCTCGCCGGTGAGCGGGGCGCCCCTGTCGGCACGGTTCGCCGCCCGGGTCTGCGCCGAGCTGGACGACCTGGCGGAGACCGAGCGGGAGCGCGTGAGTCGCGGCGGCCCCCCCGTCGTAGGCAACTTCGCGGAGCCCGTCCTGGCCATCGAGCGGGGCCGGCCGCGGAAGCAGGCCTGCGGGGCGGGAGTGAGATACCTGAGCGTGGCCTGCGACGGCACGATCAGTCTCTGCCACAGGTTCGTCGGCCACGCCGCGTACTCGCTCGGGCGCGTCGCAGACGGGTTCGACAGGGACGCCGCCGCGCGCGCCCTCGGCGAGCTCGCGGAGCGCTCCGCGGCGTGCCGCCGCTGTTGGGCGCGCTGGATGTGCGGCGGACCCTGCCTCTTCGACCTGGTCGCGTCGCCCGCCGACGCCTGCGGGGAGTTCGCGCCTCGGTGCGTGATCAAGCGGCGCGTGCTGGAGCTCTCCATGTGGCTGTACGCGTCCCTTCCCGCCCGCGCGAGGCGGCGGCTCGCGCGACTTGCGCGCCACGGCGGCAGGCCCGAGGTCGCTGCGTGCGCGGACCTGCGCGAGGGCGCGGTACGAGGGGACGCGGCCGCGCGGACCGCCCCGAGTGATGCCCCTGACCGGCCGAAAGGAGGTGACGACGATGATCCATCTCACGCTGGCCAGCGGGGTCATGGGACCGACCCTGGCGGCAGCCAGCACGCCTGACACCGACTTCTGCCTTCTCGACTACGCGCAGTGCCCGACGCGGGACATCTGCATTCTCGTGGACATGGGGTCGGGCTGCACGAACGACGACTGGTGCCTTGTCGACAAGGACTAGGAGGGTCTCACTCCGGGCGGGCCGGACTCCAGAGAGAGGAGCGAAGACCATGAGAACCACTGCCGGGGCGCGGCCCCCCTGGGGTCTGCTCGCCCGCGGCGCAGGCGCGGCCGCGGTCCTGATCCTGCTGAGCGTCACCGTGGGCGCCCGCCAGAGCGGAGTGGGGGAGGCGCCGGCTGTCGCGTGGCCGCTCCTGTGGGAGCGGGAGCTCGCCGTCGCCGACAAGGCGTACCAGACCGTCGTCGTTGCCGACCTCGACGGAGACGGCGCGGGCGAGCCCGTGGTCGTCGCGAGGCAGCGCGGCGCGCCATCGCAGGTGACCGTGCTCGACGGGCGCGACGGCGGCGTCCGCTGGGCGCGCGCTTGGAGCGGCCGCGTCGAGTGCGCCGCCGCGGACATCGAGGCGGGCGGCGGGTCGGAACTCGTCGTCGCCTGGCTCGACTCCCTACAGGTGCTCTCCGGCGCGGACGGCTCCGTCCTGCGGTCGCTCGCGCTCAAAGCGCCCGTGGGCGAGATCGTCTTCGGCCTGGTTGACGGCGACGAGCGCCCCGATCTCATCTACACCGCGGGGC
This DNA window, taken from Candidatus Effluviviaceae Genus I sp., encodes the following:
- a CDS encoding SPASM domain-containing protein is translated as MSLHVTTNGTLLTPEVASRLAAVGAAVMVSIDGDRPTHDAHRRSPDGGGSYDAIARNLARLPAGLRVSARATVTEATPRLRDLVEHLVGLGAGTVHLSPVSGAPLSARFAARVCAELDDLAETERERVSRGGPPVVGNFAEPVLAIERGRPRKQACGAGVRYLSVACDGTISLCHRFVGHAAYSLGRVADGFDRDAAARALGELAERSAACRRCWARWMCGGPCLFDLVASPADACGEFAPRCVIKRRVLELSMWLYASLPARARRRLARLARHGGRPEVAACADLREGAVRGDAAARTAPSDAPDRPKGGDDDDPSHAGQRGHGTDPGGSQHA